The nucleotide window GATAGACCCCCCGATGAAGGGAATAGCCTTTCCATCTTTTATTTAACTGAGACAGTGGCAGATTTATGACATATCCAGCTGAGTGGAAGATTTTCAATTGATACAGtgggtaaaaaatgaaaaaaataaggatgCTCGTGACTCTTTACAGacataaaatacagtatttagaaacaaagccattcatttttcattatgGAAGTGGGAGGACAAGCATCACTTGGAGAAAGGCTTTCAACTTCAATGTATTGTAACTTCATTAGCGTACCTTGACTGTGCAATGTGACAAATAGACTGAGTTTGACATCCTCTCAGTTTATTAAGACAAATGTCTGTGTTGGTGGAAATACTTCACTAATTTGTCTTTCAAAGCGCCAAAATCAATTCAATCCGCATTGGCATCAAAGTCCTGGTGGATCAACACCTTTAAAGGTGTCATCTCCACCATGTTACCCATGTAATCCTCTATTTAGTGTATTCACACCTTTCTAATTCTAATGTCCACAACTTCCCTTACAGCCTGTAATAAAATGCCCTTATTCCCAACTATAAAACATGCTTTATTCATTTACCATGGAGAAACGACAACATGTTCTGAATCAGAAAGTACAGTTTATTATAATGGCACAAGACACGCATCATAAAAGTGCAAACATTAATGAAaattcccatttttaaaaaaaatttatttagaaaattatGGCAAAACTATTTTTTATCTTGGTCCACGATATTTGCGTCTTAGGGGTTGACCTTCAGCCGCTTCCTTCCTCGCACAGACGTGTTTCACCTTGACTTGCGAACAGTCGTCACAGTTTACCTTGCAGCACCATTGGAACTTACAATTGCAACTGGTCACCACCTCTTTTTGCCTCTCCTCCACCCTCAGGCCGCACTCATGGCAGAGTCTTCGGCAACTCCTCCTCTCCCACTGTGTCAGTCCCTCGCCATGCTGCACGCACTCCCGGCCTTCTGTTCCATATAGACCGAGACTGATGTTTTTCCTGCAGTAGTCAGGCGAATCCTCCAGGTAGATGAGCTCAGTTTGGGCGAGGCGGCCGAAGGAATCCACAAGGCCTCCCCGGCTCTCCGCGCTGTTACCTGCCCTTTTGCGCTTCTTGTCGATGTCCAATTTTCGGGCTTGATTGTACTTGGCCTTTAAATAATCACCTATTTCTCTGAAGTCCGACAACTGAGCCCAACACGTTTGGACAGTGCAACTTTCAGACATGCCATGACATCTGCAGATGCGCTTCATGGTCGCTTTCACGGCCTGTGGGAACATTTTGCAATTGTTTTTACTGCCCTGCCAAGTATACTGTGtatcaatgtttcccaaccaaaATACCtgccaagaagtcatacattttaatattccaagaaaaacattttaatataatGAGATAAGAATTGAAACATGAAGAGCAACAAATGTATATTGTAATGTTACAGGATTCAAATGGTCAGATTACAAGATTACAGTCATTTTGatgcttatttttaatttaaactggaCATTGGTGGATTTCACAGGCATCAACTTTAGGTGATGTACTGtctgtgtgaccacaaaactgcttttagCGTAATATTAAGGGAGTTAAGTAATCTTGGGAGAAAAGGTCATACAATTAC belongs to Stigmatopora argus isolate UIUO_Sarg chromosome 9, RoL_Sarg_1.0, whole genome shotgun sequence and includes:
- the LOC144082848 gene encoding protein Wnt-8a-like; the protein is MTGSKGYLTYASSVQVGTQIGIDECKHQFTWDRWNCPESAIQLKGLRHATRETSFVHAISAAGVMYILTRNCSMGDLDNCGCDVSKNGKIGGQGWLWGGCSDNVEFGESISKQYVDAQETGQDSRAAVNLHNNEVGRLAVKATMKRICRCHGMSESCTVQTCWAQLSDFREIGDYLKAKYNQARKLDIDKKRKRAGNSAESRGGLVDSFGRLAQTELIYLEDSPDYCRKNISLGLYGTEGRECVQHGEGLTQWERRSCRRLCHECGLRVEERQKEVVTSCNCKFQWCCKVNCDDCSQVKVKHVCARKEAAEGQPLRRKYRGPR